The Bacteroides fragilis NCTC 9343 genome includes the window GGCCCATTATCACTGGTAAAGATGACAATCGTATTCTCATCAAATCCTTTCTCTTCCAACTTCTTCAGAACTTCGCCCACATAATAGTCCAAACGGGTGATCATACCCGCAAACTGTGCATGCACATGGGTAATGGCGTTATATCTGGATCCTTTTTGACCACCAAAAGCTTTGTCATCAGCAAACTGTGTCTTATAATGATTCAAAATAGAGTCTTCCGGTTGCACTAACTCTGCATGCGGCAAGGTATAGGTAAAGATTCCGAAGAAAGGTTGTTCACCATCCTGTTTCTCGATCCATTCCATCGCTTTCTGATGAATCAGATCAGCTGAGTATTGAGTACGTTTATGATAATCTGGACCGTACATCGGATATTTGATATTCTCTTCCATCACAACACGTACAACACCTGTATCACCCAACGACGGACTATAACGATTCAGAAAATTGGGATAATAGAGATGTGCCTGAAATTGACAGATATATCCGTAATATTCATCGATTCCTCTTTTATCCGGAGTGGACGCCGAGCCTTCGTATCCCCCCGCCCATTTACCAAACATACCGGTTGTATATCCGTTATCTTTCATTATTTCGGGCAGAATGACATGTTCCGGATCATAGGGATGTTGTCCGACAACTGAAAATTCTTTATTATCGCCATACATCACTGTAGACGCCTGAGTCCAATACTCTTTATTACCACGCACTTCGCAATGTCCGGTATGTTGTCCGGTCATCAACGATGCGCGCGAAGGTGCACTCACCGGACTTCCGGCATAGGCTTGCGTAAAGCGCATGCCTTCACGGGCCATGTTGTCAATATTAGGGGTGCTGATGTATGGCTGTCCATAGCAACCCAGATCTCCATACCCCATATCATCACACATAATAAAGATGATATTCGGTTTTTGAGGGGTATGGGCCTTTTCTTTATGGGCAAATGCTTGCGGACTGCCTAATCCGACAAGTAATGCACTACTATAAATAATTTTTTGATTCATTCTTGGGTTTGTTTCGAGTTCATTTGGTTTTAACTTCACCACAGATAACACAGATTTTCACAGATTAATAATTTATTTTATTGATAACAAGATTAGAAGTTCTGTGAAAATCTGTGTTATCTGTGGTGAAACAGGTTCATTGCTATTCCGTTTCAATTATTCCCACCCCGGATTGTTAGGTGCAAGTGCCGGATTCAAGATAATTTCTTGAGTAGGAACCTCATAAAGATAATATCTCTCCTGCCAGCCTTCACCTGCTTTGATAGGGTCCGGTTGTAAATAAATATATCCTTCTGTCATGGCTCCGTCGGCAGGGTCCGGTCCACCGGTCGTTTCATTCAATAAGAACTGGGCACCATGTCTGAACTTATCTTTCGTCATCCACATTCCTTTAAACTGGCGGTTAAGGAACCAGGGCGCCATTCTCCAACGGCGGATATCGTAGAATCCGAAGCCTTCACCCATTAGCTCGACAATACGTTCACGGCGCACTTCCCATAAAACAGGATCTACCAGAACACCTTGTTCATTTCCTTTCGGATAATAGCGTCCACGGTTCGGATCAAAACTATCATCAATATCGGCAACCTTCATATCGGCCACACCGGCGCGTCTACGCAACTTATTAATAGATTCGTCGGCCACTGCCTGAGTGAACTGTCCGGTCTCACACATGGCTTCGGCATAATTCAATAAAACCTCTTCGATCTTAAAGATAGGCTTATCCGATGTGTTCAGAGTGACACCTCCGTTACGGTTCGTTTCCCAGTTGCTCCAATTCTTCCAGAAATAATATCCCGAGCGGCTTCTCACAAAACCTGTAGCTCCGATACCCCCCATAAAGTTTGGTGAAGAAGGTACCAATGAAGCACTCCAGTTCTGTCCGGGAAGGCGTTTCATACCAATACCGGGATTATCACAGGATTCGTTAGGACCCATAATATCGATATATTCACGATCTGCCGGATCATCGGTATAATCCCATGTTCTGGGATCTTCTTTCGTCTTCACCTTTGCTTTCACTTTATACGGTGGCATTACTACGTGATATAAACGCGGATCACGGTCACGGAAAGTAGCATAGGGAGTTTTATCTCCATGATAATTTGCAGAAGTAGCAATCGGCTTGCCATCTTTACACAGATAAAGGTCAACAGTATGCTGATTCATCTCTACATTGTGGCTATCCATATGTTCCAATGCACTAAAATTGGCCATCTTGATGTCTTGAACAAACTCCATATACAAGATGACACCCGGCACTTTGCCCAAATCTTCTGTTGTCCACATCTCTCCATATCCGGCTGCGGGCTGACCGTCTGTTCCGTAATAAAGAGTAGGGTAATCATTCATCAACAGACGGGACACCCGAATACATTCGTCAAAGAACTTCTGAGCTCCGTCTATTCCGTGATATTTGCGCCAAGTGGCTTCACGCAACGCAAATCGTGAGATAGCCGCACGAATACAATCGCGATTAATGGTATTTGCACCATCTTGCTTCTCAAAATCTCCAATATTCGCTTCAGCCCATTTCAAACGGTTCAATACGGAATCGGCCACAATTTCGCGGTCAACACGGGGACCGTAAGCCTCAGGAGAATTTTCGTTAAGGGCCGTATTAACCCAAGGCACCGCCCCAAAACGATTGATAAGCTCCATGTACCAGTATGAATGGAAAAAATACCCTACTGCACGCCAATGGTCCTTTTCGGCATCGGTCATTTCCGACTTATCGATGTTAGCAAGCAAAATATTGGCACGACGGAATGTGCCGGAAAAGCCCCAACCATTGCCCGAAGCTACACTCTGAACTCTTCCGAAAGCATAGTCATTGCCCGACTCATTGGCACGGCTTTCCAAGTATCCGGCATTCATATCACCTGCATAGCAGGAACCTTGTCCGGTTCCGTTAATGGTATTGGCTATATTATTATCCTTGAATATCTCATAACAAGGCCATGCAAACGACTTAAAGTTATCATAAGATCTAAAAGCATTATTTTCTGTCAGACTGGTGACAGGCGCATGCTCCAGAAAGCTGTCATTACATCCGGCCAGTCCGATTCCGGCTAAAATAGCCAATGATAGATATATCTTTTTCATTTTTAATTCTTGATTATGCGTTTATAATGTAAAGTTGATACCAAACGAAACGGTACGGAATGCCGGATAGTTCCAGCTCAGAGTTTCGGGATCGATACCTGAAGGTAATGAAGAGAAAGTTGCCAGATTTTCTACACTGACAAAACCCTTTAACTGATTTAAGCCGATTCGGGATATCCATGTTTTAGGAACGGTATACGACAAAGTAACGTTCTTGATGCGGAAGTAAGCGGCATTAGATAAATATTTATCTGTCTTACGTCCGTAATTGGAGCCGACTGTAGGATTTTGTCCATACATACGCGGATATTTGGCATTCGGATTTACGGCAGTGTAATCTCCATTGGCTGCATCTACCGGCCTCCAATAGTCAGTCAAACCATCAAACAGCGGTTGGTATTTGATATCGTTTACTGAATAAATATACATCGGGAATACCAGGTTATTGGCAATCCATGCATCACGCTGGCCGGTTCCCTGCATCATAATATTCAAGTCGAAACCCTTATAATTAGCACCGAGAGTAATACCATACAGATATTTAGGCAAGCTATTGCCTATTACTTTCTGGTCGCCGGGATTATCTAATGTACCGTCTCCGCTATCAATCTGATTTGTACTTTTGTCATCATCACGGAGATTTTTGAACTTCAAGTCACCGGGACGTGGACTGACACCTTTAATAGAGGCCACTCCATCTTTAAGTTTCCAACTATTAGTATCTACAAAATCATCTACCGTATAGAATCCGTCCACTTCATATCCCCAGATTTCTCCCAGTCTCTGTCCCGGATAAAAATTACTCAGCAGCTTAGAAGCAGCATTGTCGTCGTACTTAGTAATTTCAGAATAGCTATCAGAAAGATTGAATCCGACACGATAGTTGAACTTACCGATACGGTCTCTCCAGTTCACTGCCAGTTCCCAACCACGAGTACGCATATCGGCTGTATTCTGGAAAGGAGAACTTGCACCTACCACAGCAGGAAGCTGCATACCCGGAGCCAACATTCCTTTTGTATCACGCTGATACCAGTCGAACACAACATTCATACGATTACCGAACATATTCA containing:
- a CDS encoding arylsulfatase, translating into MNQKIIYSSALLVGLGSPQAFAHKEKAHTPQKPNIIFIMCDDMGYGDLGCYGQPYISTPNIDNMAREGMRFTQAYAGSPVSAPSRASLMTGQHTGHCEVRGNKEYWTQASTVMYGDNKEFSVVGQHPYDPEHVILPEIMKDNGYTTGMFGKWAGGYEGSASTPDKRGIDEYYGYICQFQAHLYYPNFLNRYSPSLGDTGVVRVVMEENIKYPMYGPDYHKRTQYSADLIHQKAMEWIEKQDGEQPFFGIFTYTLPHAELVQPEDSILNHYKTQFADDKAFGGQKGSRYNAITHVHAQFAGMITRLDYYVGEVLKKLEEKGFDENTIVIFTSDNGPHEEGGADPTFFGRDGKLRGLKRQCYEGGIRVPFIVRWPGQVAAGTVNDHQCAFYDVMPTLCDLTGVKNFTKKYVNKKKEADYFDGISFAPTILGKKNQKKHDFLYWEFNETNQIGVRMGDWKMVVKKGTPFLYNLATDIHEDHNVAAENPDIVKKMVGIIHQQHTENPNFKVTLPATM
- a CDS encoding RagB/SusD family nutrient uptake outer membrane protein; the protein is MKKIYLSLAILAGIGLAGCNDSFLEHAPVTSLTENNAFRSYDNFKSFAWPCYEIFKDNNIANTINGTGQGSCYAGDMNAGYLESRANESGNDYAFGRVQSVASGNGWGFSGTFRRANILLANIDKSEMTDAEKDHWRAVGYFFHSYWYMELINRFGAVPWVNTALNENSPEAYGPRVDREIVADSVLNRLKWAEANIGDFEKQDGANTINRDCIRAAISRFALREATWRKYHGIDGAQKFFDECIRVSRLLMNDYPTLYYGTDGQPAAGYGEMWTTEDLGKVPGVILYMEFVQDIKMANFSALEHMDSHNVEMNQHTVDLYLCKDGKPIATSANYHGDKTPYATFRDRDPRLYHVVMPPYKVKAKVKTKEDPRTWDYTDDPADREYIDIMGPNESCDNPGIGMKRLPGQNWSASLVPSSPNFMGGIGATGFVRSRSGYYFWKNWSNWETNRNGGVTLNTSDKPIFKIEEVLLNYAEAMCETGQFTQAVADESINKLRRRAGVADMKVADIDDSFDPNRGRYYPKGNEQGVLVDPVLWEVRRERIVELMGEGFGFYDIRRWRMAPWFLNRQFKGMWMTKDKFRHGAQFLLNETTGGPDPADGAMTEGYIYLQPDPIKAGEGWQERYYLYEVPTQEIILNPALAPNNPGWE